The following coding sequences lie in one Pseudorasbora parva isolate DD20220531a chromosome 18, ASM2467924v1, whole genome shotgun sequence genomic window:
- the arid6 gene encoding AT-rich interaction domain 6 yields the protein MMERDGPQERSSEQGEEMTEERFLKDLYLFMKQRDTPIERIPHLGFKQIDMFLMYKTVKELGGYQQVTTQQLWKKVYNILGGNPRSTSAATCTRRHYEKLLLPYECHKSGYRDEIVFRTPRSQKRFHPGSFSNFEHEYSRNGKRTDFQHLSGFPQTSLNMFTEHQRQIFNMPLNIAPYYQDGSTPLPNYVALRESTLPHLSLNPSQNLLRRPASYLGMSSVAVQSCKHPLDRLRHLANEYKSSTGLEEPLNLSRRENSLETLSDTPSSFGPPSSKKPKFLNEASPLYPPNGLTTEEGAEQGETADEITSAEGGAGTVRAGPSPMMGEVIDLTSSSSANPVPRRASPPSVNLFNRRPNYSEASPMKARERDLYTDWDKEESSGAPTPKTGRILNQSGALGHPPLDSTGKMEIQIPLKLLQELFRRGLVSNQAFTGNRPVSQTPIRAEAHLEHKLPVQGATTCKEPMSLSLKSPLRNLSDTIVQDKAIKKHRLLGGNGISAESKLQMFNAFHASNSLKHSLDRDIPKPSQPKQAQVPMTYNHESMNPRLPSYSEDTPLSLTMKPERKSEKVMATSNIGAKEILASPSLMQATSDHLKFILGNLPYRLERGQTF from the exons ATGATGGAACGGGACGGCCCGCAGGAGAGGAGCTCAGAACAGGGAGAGGAGATGACAGAGGAGAGGTTCCTCAAAGACCTCTACCTCTTTATGAAACAGAGAGATACACCAATTGAGAGAATACCTCATCTAGGCTTCAAACAGA TCGATATGTTCCTAATGTACAAGACAGTAAAGGAGCTAGGAGGCTATCAACAG GTTACTACGCAGCAGTTGTGGAAGAAAGTCTACAACATACTTGGAGGAAACCCGCGAAGCACCAGCGCAGCCACCTGCACCCGCAGACACTATGAAAA GCTACTTCTTCCTTACGAGTGTCACAAAAGTGGATATAGGGATGAAATTGTCTTTCGGACGCCTCGGTCACAAAAGCGTTTCCACCCAGGCAGTTTCAGCAACTTTGAGCACGAATACTCCAGGAATGGCAAACGCACAGATTTCCAACACCTCTCTGGATTCCCTCAG ACCTCTCTGAACATGTTTACGGAGCATCAGAGACAGATTTTTAACATGCCTTTAAACATTGCTCCATACTACCAAGATGGCAGTACACCTCTACCCAATTATGTTGCTCTTCGAGAATCTACACTGCCCCACCTAAGCCTCAACCCTTCTCAAAACCTTCTGCGGAGGCCGGCCTCATACTTGGGCATGTCCTCTGTGGCGGTTCAAAGCTGCAAACACCCCCTAGATAGGCTACGTCACCTGGCTAATGAGTACAAGTCGTCAACCGGTTTGGAGGAACCTCTCAACCTCAGTCGGAGAGAAAACAGTCTTGAGACGTTGAGTGACACGCCATCATCTTTCGGCCCACCTTCTTCTAAAAAGCCTAAGTTCCTCAATGAAGCCTCACCTCTTTACCCTCCAAATGGTTTGACGACTGAAGAAGGTGCAGAACAAGGAGAAACAGCGGATGAAATTACCTCAGCAGAGGGTGGAGCAGGGACTGTCCGAGCAGGACCAAGCCCAATGATGGGCGAAGTCATTGATCTTACCTCCTCTTCCAGTGCCAATCCAGTCCCACGTAGAGCAAGTCCTCCTTCAGTAAATCTATTCAATCGTAGACCAAACTATTCAGAGGCATCCCCTATGAAAGCACGGGAACGAGACTTATACACAGACTGGGATAAGGAAGAGTCTTCCGGTGCACCTACACCTAAGACAGGAAGGATCTTAAACCAGAGCGGTGCCCTTGGTCACCCACCCCTGGATAGCACCGGCAAAATGGAGATTCAGATTCCTCTAAAGCTTCTACAGGAGCTCTTTAGGAGAGGACTGGTTTCCAACCAGGCATTCACGGGAAACAGGCCTGTTTCTCAAACCCCAATCAGAGCTGAAGCACACCTCGAGCACAAGTTACCCGTGCAAGGAGCCACCACATGCAAGGAGCCAATGAGTTTGAGTCTGAAGAGCCCTTTAAGAAACCTTTCTGATACTATCGTTCAAGATAAAGCTATAAAGAAGCACCGACTCCTTGGTGGCAATGGCATCTCTGCAGAATCAAAGCTCCAGATGTTCAATGCGTTTCATGCAAGCAACTCTCTCAAGCACTCTCTGGACAGGGATATACCCAAGCCATCTCAACCTAAACAGGCACAAGTTCCTATGACATACAACCATGAAAGCATGAACCCCAGACTCCCCAGTTACAGTGAAGACACTCCGCTCTCTTTGACCATGAAACCTGAAAGAAAGTCAGAGAAAGTGATGGCAACATCTAACATTGGAGCAAAGGAAATCCTAGCTTCTCCATCTTTGATGCAGGCGACATCAGACCACCTCAAATTCATTCTGGGAAACCTACCGTATAGACTGGAAAGGGGGCAGACATTTTAA